A genomic segment from Desulfonatronum lacustre DSM 10312 encodes:
- a CDS encoding alpha/beta fold hydrolase has protein sequence MNSWELSKSFDYKRREIRYGRLGDGPPMVLVHGTPWSSFNLRHLIQRLSREYTVFFYDLLGYGQSSKDDGDVSLGVQNKVLDCLLNQWELDDPIVVGHDFGGATALRTHLLNGRRFKKIILIDPVAVSPWGSPFFRHVKAHEAAFAGLPDYIHEAVVRAYVQTAAFKPLDEATLDGIVLPWTGENGKAAFYRQMAQADSKYTDEAQALYHTITTPTLILWGREDSWIPLERGQALHGMIPKSTLRVIDDAGHLVIEERPDEVLKEILDFTQTEK, from the coding sequence ATGAATAGCTGGGAACTTTCTAAATCTTTTGACTATAAAAGGCGTGAAATTCGTTATGGGCGGTTGGGTGACGGCCCGCCAATGGTCCTTGTACACGGAACACCCTGGTCCTCATTCAATCTACGTCACTTGATCCAGCGGTTATCCAGGGAGTACACCGTCTTCTTTTATGACTTGCTGGGCTACGGCCAGTCGAGCAAAGATGACGGTGATGTCTCATTGGGTGTACAAAACAAGGTTCTGGATTGTTTGCTGAACCAATGGGAATTGGATGATCCGATTGTCGTTGGTCATGATTTCGGCGGCGCAACAGCCCTCAGAACTCATCTTCTCAATGGTCGGCGCTTTAAAAAGATCATTCTGATTGACCCGGTCGCTGTCTCTCCTTGGGGATCGCCCTTTTTCCGGCATGTAAAGGCCCATGAAGCCGCGTTTGCAGGGTTGCCGGACTATATTCATGAAGCGGTGGTCCGGGCTTATGTGCAAACGGCTGCTTTCAAGCCGCTTGATGAAGCGACACTTGACGGCATTGTTTTGCCATGGACCGGCGAAAACGGGAAAGCCGCTTTTTATCGCCAAATGGCTCAGGCGGATTCCAAATATACCGATGAGGCTCAAGCGCTTTATCATACCATCACTACTCCTACCCTGATTCTGTGGGGACGCGAAGACAGCTGGATACCGCTGGAGCGAGGGCAAGCGCTTCACGGCATGATCCCGAAGTCGACTCTTCGCGTTATTGATGATGCTGGCCACCTCGTCATTGAGGAAAGGCCTGATGAGGTACTAAAGGAAATTTTGGATTTCACTCAGACAGAGAAATAG
- a CDS encoding response regulator transcription factor, with translation MTRNVLIIEDNPGIGELVRMHVAELGMNPVLCDRGDTGLERFREGDIDLVILDLMLPGMDGLSVCREIRAGSGYVPVLMLTAKNTELDRVLGLEIGADDYLTKPFSVAELSARVKALFRRVDAMASASAVGTSNNELTVEGLRIDPVRRRVFVRDREVELTVREFELLWHFASHPGRVFSRVQLLDTVWGYTHEGYEHTVNTHINRLRGKIETNPARPEFIQTVWGVGYRFRE, from the coding sequence ATGACTCGAAACGTACTGATTATTGAGGACAATCCGGGTATTGGTGAACTCGTACGGATGCATGTGGCCGAGCTTGGCATGAACCCCGTTCTTTGTGACCGGGGTGATACGGGTCTTGAACGGTTTCGTGAAGGGGATATCGACCTTGTGATTCTCGATCTGATGTTGCCTGGAATGGATGGGTTGTCCGTGTGTCGCGAGATCCGGGCCGGATCGGGGTATGTTCCGGTGCTGATGCTGACGGCTAAAAACACGGAGTTGGACCGGGTTCTGGGGCTGGAAATCGGAGCGGATGATTACCTCACCAAACCCTTCAGCGTGGCCGAACTCTCCGCGAGGGTGAAGGCCCTGTTCCGGCGGGTGGATGCCATGGCATCCGCGTCGGCCGTAGGAACCAGCAATAACGAGTTGACGGTCGAAGGTCTGCGGATTGATCCGGTGCGCCGCCGGGTGTTTGTAAGGGACCGGGAGGTGGAACTCACCGTACGGGAGTTTGAGCTGCTCTGGCACTTTGCCAGCCATCCTGGCCGGGTGTTCAGCCGTGTCCAGCTGCTGGACACGGTGTGGGGTTACACCCACGAAGGTTACGAGCATACCGTCAATACCCACATCAATCGCCTGCGGGGCAAGATCGAAACGAATCCGGCCCGACCGGAGTTTATCCAGACCGTTTGGGGGGTGGGCTATCGCTTTCGGGAATAA